Genomic segment of Nitrospirota bacterium:
CAGTTTCAGGTACTTCTCGGTATCAGCGGAAAACTTGAGGCTTGGAAACAGCGCGCTTAAGGCCCTGCCTTTTTCATCTTCCGAGAATATCATGCCCGCAAACAGCAGTTTAAGTTTTCTGTTGGCGTCAACAAGCTTTGAGAACGCCTTTAATTCCTCTATTACAAGCGGTATCTTTGAAAGTTCAATGTTGCTGATCAACGCCTTGCTGTATTTTCTTGCGATCTGGTTCTTATTCAATTCTTAGCCTCAAGCCTTTTTATATAATCGTTTATTAAAGCTTCCTGCTCTTTCTGCCCGAGTTTTTCTTTTATCTGTTTCTCCGCAAGGTCCAGCGCCATCGCCGCAGCCTCGGATTTTAATTTGTCTTTTGCCTTCTGAAGCTCGAAATCAATATTCGTCTTTGCCTGTTCGAGGATCTTCTCCTTCATCTTCTCTCCCTCGGCAATGATCAATTCTTTTTCCTTCTCTCCCGCCTTTTTCGCGGAGGCAATTATTTCTTCTATCTCACGGTCTGTATTTCCGAGCCTTGCGCGGACCTCATTGAGCGTCTTCTGCGCAAGCTCTTTTGCCTCTGTCGCTTCCTTGAGAGACTTTTCGATCAGCTCTGTGCGCTTTTTGAAATATTCCGCAAAAGGTTTACGCGCAAAATAAACAAGTATGGCCACGAGAAACGCGAAATTAATGACCGGCCAGAACCAGTCCTTCCAGGTGAATGCCTGTTCCGCGTGCTCTCCGCCTTCGGAGGCAAATGCCGCTGCAGAGGACAGAATACAGATGACAGACAACAGAAGACAGAACACCAGCAGTAGATATTTTTTTGCCTTTACTTCTGACTTCTGTCTTC
This window contains:
- the atpF gene encoding F0F1 ATP synthase subunit B — protein: MRKSEVRRQKSEVKAKKYLLLVFCLLLSVICILSSAAAFASEGGEHAEQAFTWKDWFWPVINFAFLVAILVYFARKPFAEYFKKRTELIEKSLKEATEAKELAQKTLNEVRARLGNTDREIEEIIASAKKAGEKEKELIIAEGEKMKEKILEQAKTNIDFELQKAKDKLKSEAAAMALDLAEKQIKEKLGQKEQEALINDYIKRLEAKN